CCGGGCAGAAGTTCTCCCGCCGCCGGCTGGAGTCGGTCGAGGAGGCGAAGGAGGAGCTGGCCTCCGAGCCCTACAAGCTGGAGCTGGTCGACCTCAAGTCCGATGTGGACACCAGTGAGGTGATGGAGGTCGGCGGCGGCGAGCTCACCGTCTACGACAACATCGACCGGCACGGCGAGGTCGTCTGGGGCGACCTGTGCCGCGGCCCGCACGTCCCGCACACCCGGTTCATCCCCGCGTTCAAGCTGATGCGGGTGGCCGCCGCCTACTGGCGCGGCAACCAGAACAACCCGCAGCTGCAGCGCATCTACGGCACCGCGTGGGAGTCCAAGGAGAAGCTCGAGGAGCACCTGGAGCTGCTGGCCGAGGCCGAGCGCCGCGACCACCGCCGGCTCGGCGCCGAGCTGGACCTGTTCTCCTTCCCGGAGGAGATCGGGTCCGGGCTGCCGGTGTTCCACCCCAAGGGCGGCATCATCCGGCGCGAGCTGGAGGACTACTCCCGCAAGCGGCACGAGCAGGCCGGCTACGAGTTCGTCAACACCCCGCACATCACCAAGGACACGCTGTTCAAGACCTCCGGTCACCTCGACTGGTACCAGGACGGCATGTTCCCGGCGATGCACCTCGACGAGGAGCGCGACGCCAACGGCGAGCTGCGCAAGCCCGGGGTGGACTACTACCTCAAGCCGATGAACTGCCCGTTCCACAACCTGATCTACCGCTCCCGCGGGCGCTCCTACCGGGAGCTGCCGCTGCGGTTGTTCGAGTTCGGGTCGGTGTACCGGTACGAGAAGTCCGGTGTGGTGCACGGGCTGACCCGCGTGCGCGGCATGACCCAGGACGACGCGCACATCTACTGCACCCCGGACCAGCTCCAGGACGAGCTGAAGTCGCTGCTGGGCTTCGTGCTCGACCTGCTGCGCGACTACGGCCTGGACGACTTCTACCTGGAGCTGTCCACCCGCAACGAGGAGAAGTACGTCGGGGACGACGAGAGCTGGGAGGTCGCGACCGAGGCGCTGCGCCAGGCGGCCGAGGCCTCCGGCCTGGAACTGGTGCCGGACCCGGGCGGCGCGGCGTTCTACGGGCCGAAGATCTCGGTGCAGGCCAAGGACGCGCTGGGCCGCAGCTGGCAGATGTCGACCATCCAGGTCGACTACCACCTGCCGGAGCGGTTCGACCTGGAGTACACCGCGCCGGACGGCAGCAAGCAGCGGCCGATCAAGATCCACCGGGCGCTGTTCGGCTCCATCGAGCGGTTCTTCGGCGTGCTCACCGAGCACTACGCGGGCGCCTTCCCGGCCTGGCTCTCCCCGGTGCAGGCGGTGGGCATCCCGATCGCCGACGAGCACGTCGAGCACCTGCAGCGGGTCGCGAAGGCGTTGCGCGACAAGGGGATCCGCGTCGACATCGACACCAGCGACGACCGCATGCAGAAGAAGATCCGCACCCACACCACGCAGAAGGTGCCGTTCCTGCTGCTGGCCGGCGGCAAGGACGTGGAAGCGGACGCCGTGTCGTTCCGGTTCCGCGACGGCTCGCAGATCAACGGGGTGCCGGTGGACGCCGCGGTGAACGCGCTCGTCGACTGGGTGCAGCGCCGCGAGAACGCCTCGCCGAACGCGGAGAACTTCCAGGTGGGGACGGCGTGAGCGTCGAGCCGGGAGGAGTGGAGCTGACCGAGCAGCACGGGGTCGGGGTCCAGGACGCCCTGCAGCGGTTGTGGACCCCGCACCGGATGGCCTACATCCAGGGCGAGAACAAGCCCGACGGTGACGACAGCGACGGCTGCCCGTTCTGCCGCCTGCTGGAGTCCGGCCGCCCCGACTCCGAGACGCTCATCGTCGCCCGCGGCGAGCTGGTCTTCGCGATCCTCAACCTGTACCCGTACAACCCCGGGCACCTCATGGTGCTGCCGTACCGGCACGTGGCCGACTACACCGAGCTCACCGAGGCCGAGACGGCGGGGGTCGCGGAGTACACCCAGCGCGCGATGCGGGTGATCCGCCGGGTGTCGGCGCCGCACGGGTTCAACATCGGGCTCAACCAGGGCCCGGTGGCGGGCGCGGGCATCGCCGCGCACCTGCACCAGCACGTGGTGCCCCGCTGGGGCGGTGACTCGAACTTCATGCCCGTCATCGGGCACACCAAGGTCCTGCCCCAGCTGCTCGGCGAGACCCGCCAGCTCCTCGCCGACGCCTGGGGCGAGCTGGACTGACGCGACTCTGGTGGGAACCGGGCCCGCGATTCCCACGGGGATCGCGCACTGACGCCGGCGAGGGGCCGGGGACCTGGGGTCCCCGGCCCCTCCGCGTGCGTGGGCTCAGCTGCGGAGCTTGGCCTCGATGTCGAGGCTGATGGTCACCTTCTCGCCGATCATCGCGCCGCCCGGCGCGCCCACGCCGAAGTCGGTGCGGTTGATGACGGTCTTGGCGGACAGGCCCAGCAGGCCGTCCTCGGTGAAGCCGCCCAGCTCGGTCTCCAGCGAGATCGGCTTGGTCACGCCGTGCAGGGTGAACTCGCCGTCGATGATGAAGTCCTCGCCGTCCTGGCGGATCCCGGTGGAGCGGAAGGTCGCGGTCGGGAACTGCTCGACGTCCAGGAAGTCGGCGTTGCGCACGTGGGCGTCCCGGTCGGCGTTGCCGGTGTCGATCGAGGCGGTGTCGATGGTCGCGGTGACCGAGGACTGCAGCGGGTCGGCGGCGGTGACGATCTCGCCCTGGAAGGAGCCGAAGCGGCCGCGGGACTTGCCGACCCCCATGTGCCGCACGGTGAACTGGATGTCGGAGTGGACGGTGTCGATGTCCCAGGTGCCGGTGACGTAGCCCGGGATCTGCTCGGTGGTGGTCATGCTGCCTCCCGTGTTGCTGTGCGGGGTCTGTGTCGCTTGCGGGGTCTGCGTCGACGTCGTGCCGCCGCGCACCGTGCGCGGGGTGCCTCGGACGCAGGCGTTTCCCACCGCCAACACCCTTGAAACTTCAATGATTCCGTGGTGTGTTCGAGATCACCGAGGGGGTCCCGGTGGGCGCCCACCGGTGTTCGTGATCAGCGCGGGCTAGTCTGCTGGCAGGGCACACGACAAGCACAGGGCGGCTGACTCTTCACGCACATGCTGAACATCTTCGCGCGGGACTCGCTGTCCCGACTGACCAACCCGATCGGTGCGGGCCTGGTCCGGCTCGGTCTCTCGCCGAACGCGGTGACGCTGACCGGCACGGTCGCCAGCGCTGCGGCTGCGCTGTGGTTCTTCCCGCGCGGCGAGCTCTTCGTGGGCACCGTGGTGGTCGCGGTGTTCCTGCTCTTCGACGTCCTCGACGGCGCGATGGCCCGCGCGGGCGGCCGGGCCTCGCGGTTCGGCGGGGTGCTCGACGCGAGCTGCGACCGGCTCGTGGACGGCGCGCTGTTCGGCTCGCTGGTGTGGTGGTCGCTGGTGGTGGAGGTGGACCGGTCGCGCGGCCTGGGCCTGCTCATCTGCCTGGTCAGCGCGCAGGTGATCTCCTACGTCAAGGCCCGCGCGGAGGCCAACGGGCTCCGGGCCGACGGCGGCCTGGCCGAGCGCGCGGAGCGCTTCCTGGTGGTGCTCATCGGCACCGGCCTGCACGGCCTCGGCGTCCCGTACGTCCTCGACGTGGCGGTGTGGCTGCTGGTGCTGCTGTGCCTGATCACCATCGCCCAACGCCTGGCCACCGTCCACCGCTCCGCCCGCACCCAACGCGAGATGAGGTGAAGGGCACCGCCCGCCGACCGGGTCGGCGGGCGGTGCCCTTGGCGCTTCACCAGGACGTGTCGTCGGTTGCGGTGGTCTTCGGCGTCCTGCCCGATGTGCGGGGGAGGAGGCGCCCTTCACGCCTCGCTCGGTCGGGTCACCAGCCGCGGTGGGCGTAGCGCTGCTGCTCGGGGAGGTCGTCCACGTTGATGCCGACCATCGCCTCGCCGAGACCGCGGGAAACCTTCGCGATCACGTCCGGGTCGTCGTAGAACGTCGTCGCCTTGACGATCGCCTCGGCGCGCTTGACCGGGTCGCCCGACTTGAAGATGCCGGAGCCGACGAACACGCCCTCCGCGCCCAGCTGCCGCATCATCGCCGCGTCCGCCGGGGTCGCGATGCCGCCCGCGGTGAACAGCACCACCGGGAGCTTGCCGGTCCGCGCGACCTCGCGCACCAGCTGCACCGGCGCGCGCAGCTCCTTCGCCGCGACGTGGAGCTCGTCGTCGTCGAGCACGGACAGCCGGCGGATGTCGGCGCGGATCTGGCGCATGTGCCGCGTCGCCTCGACCACGTTGCCGGTGCCCGCCTCGCCCTTGGAACGGATCATGGCCGCGCCCTCGGAGATCCGGCGCAGCGCCTCGCCGAGGTTGGTCGCGCCGCACACGAACGGCACGGTGAACGCCCACTTGTCGATGTGGTTCGCCTCGTCGGCGGGGGTGAGCACCTCCGACTCGTCGATGTAGTCCACGCCCAGCGACTGCAGCACCTGCGCCTCGACGAAGTGCCCGATCCGGGCCTTGGCCATCACCGGGATGGACACCGCGTTGACGATGCCCTCGATCATGTCCGGGTCGGACATCCGGGCGACCCCGCCCTGCGCGCGGATGTCGGCCGGGACCCGCTCGAGCGCCATCACCGCGACCGCGCCCGCGTCCTCGGCGACCTTGGCCTGCTCGGGCGTGACCACGTCCATGATCACGCCGCCCTTGAGCATCTCCGCCATGCCGCGCTTGACCCCGTCGGTCCCGGTCTGGGAGGTGGGGGCGGTGTCCTTGACGGTCGTCACCTTCGGCCTTCCTCTGGTCGGTGTTCTGCCGGTCTTCACGGTAGGAGCGAACTGGACCACCGACACGGTCCACTGGAGGCCGTTTTCAGTAGTCCACTTCAGGTGGCGTGGAGGCGCCACCTGCGACGGGGCCGAGCGCGGGTGTGAGTTGCGACCCACTCTGGTTAGTGGTTAGTAACCAGTGACTACTCTGGACCCCATGGGCAAGCGGATGCGCGGGGCCGATCGCCGGGCCCAGGTGCTGGAGATCGCGGCGGAGGAGTTCGCCGCCCACGGGCTGCACGGGGCGTCCACCGAGGCGATCGCCCGGGAGGCCGGGATCACGCAGGCGTACGTGTTCCGGATGTTCGGCACCAAGAAGGCGCTGTTCCTCGAACTGGTCCGGGCGTCCTTCGACCGGTTGACCGACGCGATGCGGGCGGCGGCCGGGGACGCGACCGGCCTGGCGGCGCTGTCCGCCATGGGCGCGCAGTACTACGACCTGCTCGCCGACCGCACCGGTCTGCTGCTCCAGCTCCAGGGCTTCGCCGCGTGCGGCGACGAGGAGGTGCGCGCGGCGGTCCGGGAGTGCTTCGCGCGGATGTGGGACACCGTCGCGGAGACCACCGGGCTCGAGCCGGTCACGGTGAAGTCGTTCCTCGCGTTCGGGATGCTGCTCAACGCCGGGGCGGCGCTGGACGTCGAGGACGCCGACGGGGCGTGGGCCGAGGGCGTGCGGACCCGGATCCGCCCGGGCCTGTTCGAGCACATCACGGCCGAGGCGAACCGATGAGCACGCAGGTGCGCGTCGCGCCCCGCCTCGGCCCCGCGCTCGTCACCGTGGCGCTGCTGGGCGCGGTCATCGGCAGCGTCGGCGCCCCGCTCATCACGGCGGTCGCGACCGGGCTGGACGTGCCGCTCGAAGCCGCGCAGTGGACCCTCACGATCACGCTGTTCACCGGTGCCATCGCCGGTCCCGTCCTCGGCAGGCTCGGCAGCGGTCCGCACCGCCGCACCGCGGTCCTGGCCACCCTGGGACTCGTCACGCTCGGCGGCGCGCTGACCGCGCTGCCGCTGCCGTTCGCGGTGCTCGTGGTCGGGCGGGGCCTGCAGGGGCTCGGCGTCGCCGTGGTGGCGCTGCTGATGAGCGTCGCCCGCGCCCACCTGCCGGCGGAACGCGCCGCCTCGACGATCGCCGCCCTGTCTGTCGCGTCCACGGTCGGCATCGGCGTCGGCTACCCGGCGATCAGCCTCGTCGACCAGCTGGCCGGGCTCCGCGCCGCGTACGCGGTCGGGTTCCTGCTCTCCGCCGCGGCGCTCGTCGTCGCCTGGCGCGCGCTGCCCCGCGAGACCCCGGGGCCACGGCCGCGGATCGACGTGGTCGGGGCGCTCCTCCTCGGCGTCGGGATGCTCGGCGTCCTGCTGCTCGTCGCCGAACCCGCGCTGTGGGCCGACGCCCGGGTGGGGGCGGGCGTCCTCGTCGTCTCGCTCGCGGTCCTCGCGGTGTGGGCGGCCGTCGAGCTGCGCACCGCCGCGCCACTGGTGGACCTGCGGTTGCTCGGCCAGGGGCCGGTGGTCCGCGCGAACCTCGCCATGCTCGTCGCGGGAACCGGCATGTACCTGCTGTTCAGCCTCCTCACCCGCTACGTGCAGACCCCGGCGGGCGCGGGGTACGGCTTCGCCCTCCCCGGTGTCGCCGCGGGGGCCGCGCTCATCCCCTTCTCGCTCGCCGGGTTCGTCGCCGGGAAGGTGGTGCCCGGCCTGCTCGCCCGCCTCGCGGAGCGGTGGACCTACGCGCTCTCCGCCGCCGCGGTCGTGGTCGCCGCGGTGGTGTTCGCGGCCGCCACCGGCTCGCTCGTCGTCGTGCTGGTCGCGATGGCGGTCCTCGGCTTCGGCGTGGGCGGTGTCTCCTCGGTGATGCCGAAGCTCGTGCTCGCCGGGGTCCCGCAGGCCGAGACCGCCAGCGTGCTGGCGATCAACCAGATCGTGCGCAGCACCGGATTCAGCGTCGGCAGCGCGCTCGCCGGGTTCCTGCTCGCCCTCGCCACCCCGCCCGGAGCGCTGGTCCCCGCGCCGGGCGGCTACGTCACCGCCGCGCTGTGCTCGGTGCCGCCGCTGGTGATCAGCGCGCTCGTGGTCGCCGTCCGCCGCCGTTGACCCCGGACCGGGTTCGACGCGCGGGGCGGCCTTGCACGGGGTGGAGCTCGGGTGTGTGATCGGAGACACAACCGGTCGCCGGGAGCGTGCGAGGAGTACTCATGGGGAGCAAGCAGAGCGGCACAGCAGGAGGGCCGGTCCTCCCGGCCCCCACCGATCCGGCCAAGATCCGCAACGTCGTGCTGGTCGGGCCCTCGGCGGCAGGCAAGACGACCCTGGTCGAAGCGCTGCTGGCGGCCACCGCGACGATCCCCCGAGCGGGCTCGGTCACCGAGGGCACCACGGTGTGCGACCACGAACCCGCGTCGATCGAGCAGCAGCGGTCCGTCTGCCTGGCCGTGGCGCCGATGCAGCACGGCGACGTCAAGATCAACCTCATCGACACCCCCGGTTACGCCGACTTCGTCGGCGAGCTGCGCGCCGGTCTGCGCGCCGCCGACGCCGCGCTGTTCGTGGTGGCCGCCGCCGAGGGCGTCGACCCGGCGACGCGCGCGATCTGGCAGGAGTGCGCCACCGTCGGCATGCCCCGCGCGGTGGTGGTCTCCCGCCTGGACCAGCCACGTGCCGACTTCGACGACGCGCTGCTGGCCTGCCAGGACGCCTTCGGCGGGGGAGTGCTGCCGCTGTACCTGCCGCACCGCGGCGCGGGCGGCGAGGTGACCGGGCTGGTCGGGCTCGTCACCGAGAGCGTCTACGAGTCCGGTGAGCAGCGGACCGCCGACGACGAGCTGCGGGCGCAGATCGACCAGCCCCGCGGCGAGCTCATCGAGGCGATCATCGCCGAGAGCGAGGACGAGTCCCTGATGGACCGCTACCTCAACGGCGAGCGCATCGACGAGGACACGCTCATCGCCGACCTGGAGGCGGCGGTGGCCAAGGGCGGCCTGCACCCGGTCGTGCCGGTGTGCGCGGCGACCGGCGTCGGCGTCCCCGAGGTGCTCGACGGCATCGTCCGCGGCTTCCCGTCACCGCTGGAGCACGCGCTGCCGGAGTTCACCGATCCGCACGGCCGCAACCCGCGGGTGCTCACCCCCGACCCCGAGGGACCGCTGGCGGCCGAGGTGGTGCACACCTCGGTCGATTCCTACGTGGGGCGGGTGTCGCTGGCGCGGGTGTTCTCCGGGACCATGCGCCCGGAGCGCGCGGTGCACGTCTCCGGGCACGGCATGGCCGAGCGGGGGCACCCCGACCACGACGAGGACGAGCGCGTGGCGCACCTGTACTCGCCGCTGGGTGCGAACCTGCGCGAGGTGCCGCACTGCATCGCCGGTGACCTGTGCGCGCTGACCAAGATCGGGTCGGCGGAGACCGGCGACACGCTCTCGGACCCGTCCGACCCGCTGCTGCTCACGCCGTGGCCGATGCCGGAGCCGCTGATGCCGATCGCGGTCACCGCGCACACCCGCAGCGACGAGGACGCGCTGGCCCGCAACCTCAACCGCCTCATCGCCGCCGACCCCAGCCTGCGGCTGGAGCGCGACAGCGAGACCCACCAGCTGGTGCTGTGGTGCATGGGCGAGGCGCACGCGGACGTGGTCCTGCAGCGGCTGCGCGAGGGCGGCGCGGAGGTCGACACGGTGCCGGTGCGGGTGCCGCTGCGGCAGACCTTCGCCCAGCCGGCCAAGGGCCACGGCAGGCACGTCAAGCAGTCCGGTGGGCACGGCCAGTACGCGGTGTGCGACATCGAGGTGGAGCCGCTGCCGCGCGGGTCGGGCGTGGAGTTCGCCGAGCGCGTGGTCGGCGGGGCGGTCCCGCGCCAGTTCATCCCCAGCGTCGAGAAGGGCGTGCGGGCGCAGGTGGAGAAGGGGATCACCGAGGGAGTCCCGCTGGTGGACCTGCGGATCACGCTGGTCGACGGCAAGGCGCACAGCGTCGACTCCTCGGACGCGGCGTTCCAGGCGGCCGGCGCGCTGGCGCTCAAGGCCGCCGCCGAGCAGGCCGGGCTGATCACCCTGGAACCCGTCGACGAGGTGGCGGTGCACATCCCGGACGAGCACCTCGGCGCGGTGCTGGGTGACCTGTCGAGCCGCCGCGGCAAGGTGGTGGGCACCGAGCCCGAGGACGGTGGCTGGACGGTGGTGCGCGCGCACGTGCCGGCCAGCGAGCTGGTCCGCTACACGGTCAACGTCCGCTCCCTGACCTCGGGCAGCGCGACCTTCACCCGCCACTTCGAGAGCTACGAGCCGGTGCCGGAGCACCTGCTGGCCCGCGGCTGACGACGGTCAGCGGTGCTCCATGACGAGCACCGCGGTGGTGCCGGGGGCGAGGGCCTCGTAGCGGTGCGGGACGTCGCCGGAGAAGGAGACGTAGTCGCCCACCTCGAGCTCCACCGGGCTGTCCTCCGGGCCCACCCGGAGGCGCCCGGCGGTGAGGACCACGTGCTCCACCGAGCCGGGGATGTGGGCGTCGGCGCGGCGGACCCCGCCCGGCTCGAGCTCGAGCACGTAGAGGTCACGGCGGGCGCCCGGTTCGCCGGACGACAGCAGCGCCGCCCCGTAGGTCGACTGCTCGGACCGCACGATCGGCACCTGGCCGGCGCGGACCACCCGGACCTGGGGGGTCGGCGGGTCGACGAGCCGGCTGAACGGCACGCCCAGTGCCACGCCGAGCGCCCACAGGGTCTCCACGCTGGGGTTGCCGGTGCCGGACTCCAGCTGGGAGAGCGTGGACTTGGCGATCCCGGCGCGCTTGGCGAGCTCGGTCAGGGTCAACCCGGCGCGTTCCCGCTCGCGGCGCAGCGACCGCGCGATGGTCTCCAGCGGCGCGGCCGGGGTGTTCTCGGTCTCACTCATGCGTGTTCGCTTCGTCGGTCGTCGTATTCGGTTTGACGAACGCTCCGTCGTGAGTTCATCCTAGCGAACGTGAGTACGGCACAGCGAACACGAGTGGGCTTCTGGCGGGACGCGCTGGTGCGCGACGTCCTCTCGATGGCGCTGGCCATGGCCATCGTGGGCGCCTCGCTCGGCGCCATCG
This region of Saccharopolyspora hordei genomic DNA includes:
- a CDS encoding helix-turn-helix domain-containing protein, which gives rise to MSETENTPAAPLETIARSLRRERERAGLTLTELAKRAGIAKSTLSQLESGTGNPSVETLWALGVALGVPFSRLVDPPTPQVRVVRAGQVPIVRSEQSTYGAALLSSGEPGARRDLYVLELEPGGVRRADAHIPGSVEHVVLTAGRLRVGPEDSPVELEVGDYVSFSGDVPHRYEALAPGTTAVLVMEHR
- a CDS encoding YceI family protein — encoded protein: MTTTEQIPGYVTGTWDIDTVHSDIQFTVRHMGVGKSRGRFGSFQGEIVTAADPLQSSVTATIDTASIDTGNADRDAHVRNADFLDVEQFPTATFRSTGIRQDGEDFIIDGEFTLHGVTKPISLETELGGFTEDGLLGLSAKTVINRTDFGVGAPGGAMIGEKVTISLDIEAKLRS
- the pgsA gene encoding phosphatidylinositol phosphate synthase, with the protein product MLNIFARDSLSRLTNPIGAGLVRLGLSPNAVTLTGTVASAAAALWFFPRGELFVGTVVVAVFLLFDVLDGAMARAGGRASRFGGVLDASCDRLVDGALFGSLVWWSLVVEVDRSRGLGLLICLVSAQVISYVKARAEANGLRADGGLAERAERFLVVLIGTGLHGLGVPYVLDVAVWLLVLLCLITIAQRLATVHRSARTQREMR
- a CDS encoding TetR/AcrR family transcriptional regulator; its protein translation is MGKRMRGADRRAQVLEIAAEEFAAHGLHGASTEAIAREAGITQAYVFRMFGTKKALFLELVRASFDRLTDAMRAAAGDATGLAALSAMGAQYYDLLADRTGLLLQLQGFAACGDEEVRAAVRECFARMWDTVAETTGLEPVTVKSFLAFGMLLNAGAALDVEDADGAWAEGVRTRIRPGLFEHITAEANR
- a CDS encoding HIT family protein, whose product is MAYIQGENKPDGDDSDGCPFCRLLESGRPDSETLIVARGELVFAILNLYPYNPGHLMVLPYRHVADYTELTEAETAGVAEYTQRAMRVIRRVSAPHGFNIGLNQGPVAGAGIAAHLHQHVVPRWGGDSNFMPVIGHTKVLPQLLGETRQLLADAWGELD
- the thrS gene encoding threonine--tRNA ligase, yielding MKVPAGTTAGAAVAEAGLPSKGPEAVVVVRDAEGTLRDLAWAPETDVEVEAVAADTEEGRSVIRHSAAHVLAQAVQNLFPDAKLGIGPPVKDGFYYDFDVDRPFTPEDLQALEKRMKQIIKSGQKFSRRRLESVEEAKEELASEPYKLELVDLKSDVDTSEVMEVGGGELTVYDNIDRHGEVVWGDLCRGPHVPHTRFIPAFKLMRVAAAYWRGNQNNPQLQRIYGTAWESKEKLEEHLELLAEAERRDHRRLGAELDLFSFPEEIGSGLPVFHPKGGIIRRELEDYSRKRHEQAGYEFVNTPHITKDTLFKTSGHLDWYQDGMFPAMHLDEERDANGELRKPGVDYYLKPMNCPFHNLIYRSRGRSYRELPLRLFEFGSVYRYEKSGVVHGLTRVRGMTQDDAHIYCTPDQLQDELKSLLGFVLDLLRDYGLDDFYLELSTRNEEKYVGDDESWEVATEALRQAAEASGLELVPDPGGAAFYGPKISVQAKDALGRSWQMSTIQVDYHLPERFDLEYTAPDGSKQRPIKIHRALFGSIERFFGVLTEHYAGAFPAWLSPVQAVGIPIADEHVEHLQRVAKALRDKGIRVDIDTSDDRMQKKIRTHTTQKVPFLLLAGGKDVEADAVSFRFRDGSQINGVPVDAAVNALVDWVQRRENASPNAENFQVGTA
- the pdxS gene encoding pyridoxal 5'-phosphate synthase lyase subunit PdxS, translated to MTTVKDTAPTSQTGTDGVKRGMAEMLKGGVIMDVVTPEQAKVAEDAGAVAVMALERVPADIRAQGGVARMSDPDMIEGIVNAVSIPVMAKARIGHFVEAQVLQSLGVDYIDESEVLTPADEANHIDKWAFTVPFVCGATNLGEALRRISEGAAMIRSKGEAGTGNVVEATRHMRQIRADIRRLSVLDDDELHVAAKELRAPVQLVREVARTGKLPVVLFTAGGIATPADAAMMRQLGAEGVFVGSGIFKSGDPVKRAEAIVKATTFYDDPDVIAKVSRGLGEAMVGINVDDLPEQQRYAHRGW
- a CDS encoding MFS transporter; protein product: MSTQVRVAPRLGPALVTVALLGAVIGSVGAPLITAVATGLDVPLEAAQWTLTITLFTGAIAGPVLGRLGSGPHRRTAVLATLGLVTLGGALTALPLPFAVLVVGRGLQGLGVAVVALLMSVARAHLPAERAASTIAALSVASTVGIGVGYPAISLVDQLAGLRAAYAVGFLLSAAALVVAWRALPRETPGPRPRIDVVGALLLGVGMLGVLLLVAEPALWADARVGAGVLVVSLAVLAVWAAVELRTAAPLVDLRLLGQGPVVRANLAMLVAGTGMYLLFSLLTRYVQTPAGAGYGFALPGVAAGAALIPFSLAGFVAGKVVPGLLARLAERWTYALSAAAVVVAAVVFAAATGSLVVVLVAMAVLGFGVGGVSSVMPKLVLAGVPQAETASVLAINQIVRSTGFSVGSALAGFLLALATPPGALVPAPGGYVTAALCSVPPLVISALVVAVRRR
- a CDS encoding elongation factor G-like protein EF-G2, producing MGSKQSGTAGGPVLPAPTDPAKIRNVVLVGPSAAGKTTLVEALLAATATIPRAGSVTEGTTVCDHEPASIEQQRSVCLAVAPMQHGDVKINLIDTPGYADFVGELRAGLRAADAALFVVAAAEGVDPATRAIWQECATVGMPRAVVVSRLDQPRADFDDALLACQDAFGGGVLPLYLPHRGAGGEVTGLVGLVTESVYESGEQRTADDELRAQIDQPRGELIEAIIAESEDESLMDRYLNGERIDEDTLIADLEAAVAKGGLHPVVPVCAATGVGVPEVLDGIVRGFPSPLEHALPEFTDPHGRNPRVLTPDPEGPLAAEVVHTSVDSYVGRVSLARVFSGTMRPERAVHVSGHGMAERGHPDHDEDERVAHLYSPLGANLREVPHCIAGDLCALTKIGSAETGDTLSDPSDPLLLTPWPMPEPLMPIAVTAHTRSDEDALARNLNRLIAADPSLRLERDSETHQLVLWCMGEAHADVVLQRLREGGAEVDTVPVRVPLRQTFAQPAKGHGRHVKQSGGHGQYAVCDIEVEPLPRGSGVEFAERVVGGAVPRQFIPSVEKGVRAQVEKGITEGVPLVDLRITLVDGKAHSVDSSDAAFQAAGALALKAAAEQAGLITLEPVDEVAVHIPDEHLGAVLGDLSSRRGKVVGTEPEDGGWTVVRAHVPASELVRYTVNVRSLTSGSATFTRHFESYEPVPEHLLARG